Proteins from one Bacteroides zhangwenhongii genomic window:
- a CDS encoding heavy metal translocating P-type ATPase — MGHCSCCAHTHECATEKYEDKRKTIFHEYWKVGLSFILLIAGIVMNALDVAFFLKEYVALAWYVIAYLPVGIPVMKEAWESMKERDYFSEFTLMIVATIGAFYIGEYPEGVAVMLFYTVGELFQEKAVDKAKRNIGALLDVRPEKALVLRDHELIVESPKNVKVGEIIEVKAGGRVPLDGTMESEVAAFNTAALTGESVPRNIRKGEEVLAGMIVTDKVIRIKVTRPFDKSALARILELVQNASERKAPAELFIRKFARVYTPIVIGMAVLIVLLPFVYSLFGTHFVFTFNDWLYRALVFLVISCPCALVVSIPLGYFGGIGAASRLGILFKGGNYLDAITKINTVVFDKTGTLTKGTFEVQECKPVSGIAKEELIRLIASVERNSTHPIAKAIVEYAKQQNVELVSTSDTREFAGFGLEATVDGNTVLVGNSRLLSKFNIAYPAELLKITDTVVVCAIGTNYAGYLLLADTLKDDAKTAIDNLKALKVKNIQILSGDKQSIVTNFAEKLGISKAYGDLLPEGKVRHLEELRQDEANQIAFVGDGMNDAPVLALSHVGIAMGGLGSDAAIETADVVIQTDQPSKVAEAIKVGKLTHRIIWQNIMLAFGVKLLVLILGAGGIATLWEAVFADVGVALLAIMNAVRIQKMIK, encoded by the coding sequence ATGGGACATTGTAGTTGTTGTGCACATACACATGAATGTGCGACCGAAAAATATGAAGATAAAAGGAAAACGATATTCCATGAATATTGGAAAGTCGGACTTTCATTTATATTGCTGATAGCCGGTATCGTAATGAATGCTTTGGATGTGGCATTTTTCCTGAAGGAATATGTTGCTTTGGCCTGGTATGTCATAGCTTATCTCCCGGTAGGGATTCCTGTGATGAAAGAGGCTTGGGAAAGCATGAAGGAACGCGATTATTTCAGTGAGTTTACTTTAATGATTGTGGCTACAATCGGTGCGTTCTATATAGGCGAGTATCCGGAAGGGGTGGCTGTAATGCTGTTCTATACAGTCGGAGAGCTATTTCAGGAGAAAGCGGTTGATAAAGCGAAACGTAATATTGGCGCTCTCTTGGATGTGAGACCGGAAAAAGCTTTGGTGCTGAGAGATCATGAATTGATTGTAGAGAGCCCGAAGAATGTCAAAGTCGGTGAGATAATTGAAGTAAAAGCAGGTGGGCGGGTACCTCTGGACGGAACGATGGAGAGTGAGGTCGCTGCATTCAATACAGCGGCGCTAACGGGTGAAAGTGTGCCGCGCAATATTCGGAAAGGAGAGGAAGTACTTGCCGGAATGATTGTGACGGATAAGGTTATTCGTATAAAGGTGACAAGACCTTTTGATAAAAGTGCGCTTGCCCGGATATTGGAACTGGTTCAGAACGCTTCCGAACGGAAAGCACCGGCAGAGTTGTTTATTCGGAAGTTTGCGCGTGTCTACACCCCGATTGTAATAGGGATGGCAGTATTAATCGTTCTTCTGCCATTTGTCTATTCATTGTTTGGCACGCACTTTGTATTTACATTTAATGATTGGTTGTACAGAGCTTTGGTTTTTCTAGTAATTTCGTGTCCATGCGCTTTGGTGGTGAGTATCCCGTTGGGATATTTTGGAGGTATCGGAGCCGCATCCCGGCTTGGCATCCTGTTTAAAGGCGGGAACTATCTGGATGCTATTACGAAAATCAATACAGTTGTATTCGATAAAACGGGGACTCTGACAAAAGGAACGTTTGAGGTGCAGGAATGTAAACCGGTGTCCGGTATTGCGAAAGAAGAGCTGATCCGATTGATAGCTTCGGTAGAACGAAATAGCACACATCCGATAGCTAAAGCCATTGTGGAATATGCGAAACAACAGAATGTAGAACTGGTGTCAACCTCCGATACGAGAGAGTTTGCCGGTTTTGGTCTGGAGGCGACGGTTGACGGAAACACTGTGTTGGTCGGAAACAGTCGGCTGTTGTCCAAATTTAATATTGCATATCCGGCAGAATTGTTGAAGATAACCGATACGGTTGTGGTCTGTGCTATCGGAACTAACTATGCCGGTTATTTGTTATTAGCTGATACGCTGAAAGACGATGCGAAAACAGCGATTGATAACCTAAAAGCGTTGAAGGTTAAAAACATTCAGATATTGTCCGGTGATAAACAAAGTATTGTTACTAACTTTGCTGAAAAGCTAGGTATATCGAAAGCGTATGGAGACTTGCTGCCGGAAGGGAAAGTGCGACATCTGGAAGAACTGCGGCAGGATGAGGCTAATCAGATAGCGTTTGTAGGCGATGGCATGAATGATGCGCCCGTATTGGCGTTGAGCCATGTCGGTATCGCTATGGGTGGCTTGGGCAGTGATGCGGCAATAGAAACCGCCGATGTGGTGATTCAGACGGACCAGCCGTCTAAGGTGGCGGAAGCTATAAAGGTAGGAAAACTGACACACCGGATTATCTGGCAGAATATTATGCTTGCATTCGGAGTGAAACTGTTAGTGCTGATATTGGGAGCGGGTGGAATCGCTACTCTTTGGGAAGCCGTTTTTGCGGATGTCGGTGTGGCGTTGCTTGCTATTATGAATGCTGTAAGAATACAGAAAATGATAAAATAG
- a CDS encoding transglycosylase domain-containing protein codes for METSSKKRIIILSATGILLTSLICLFAFRNVILCHIVDKRTTRAEQTYGLQIHYQELRMKGCNEVALQGLSIVPNQRDTLLTLQSVNVKLSFWELLKGEIEVRNVLMNGLAINFIKHDSIANYDFLFFKRQQEAEPQPVIGSDYANRIDRILNLIYGFLPENGQLSQINITERKDSNFVAVNIPSFIIENNHFQSTIQIKEDTLPQQLWEATGELNRRDYTLKASLFAPEKRKISLPYITRRFGAEVTFDTLSYNMTKDKRASNQLLLKGKARVNGLDVFHKALSPEVIHLDRGQLCYEMNISGHSLELDSTTIVDFNKLRFHPYLRAEKEKGNWHFTAAVNKSWFPADDLFSSLPKGLFSNLEGIKTSGELAYHFLLDIDFAQLDSLKLESELKEKDFRITSYGATSLSKMSGEFIYTAYENGIPVRTFPIGPSCEHFTPLDSISPILRMSVMQSEDGAFFYHRGFLPDALREALIYDLQVKRFARGGSTITMQLVKNVFLNRNKNFARKLEEALIVWLIENERLTSKERMYEVYLNIVEWGPLVYGIQEASAYYFNKRPSQLNTEESIFLASIIPKPKHFRSSFAEGGQLKENMEGYYKLIAKRLAQKGVISEIEADSIRPDIQVTGAARNSLAGENPESSSPSAEEQ; via the coding sequence ATGGAAACGTCCAGCAAAAAAAGAATTATCATTCTATCGGCTACCGGTATCTTGCTTACCAGCCTTATTTGTCTCTTTGCATTCCGCAATGTCATTTTATGCCATATCGTTGACAAACGAACTACACGTGCCGAACAAACATACGGTCTACAAATTCATTATCAGGAGTTACGGATGAAAGGCTGCAATGAAGTGGCTTTACAAGGACTTTCTATTGTTCCCAACCAACGCGATACCCTCCTGACATTACAATCCGTCAATGTAAAACTAAGTTTTTGGGAATTGCTAAAAGGAGAAATCGAAGTACGGAATGTGCTTATGAATGGGCTGGCAATCAACTTCATCAAACATGATAGTATAGCTAACTACGATTTCCTGTTCTTTAAACGGCAACAAGAAGCAGAACCCCAACCTGTCATAGGAAGTGACTATGCCAACCGTATTGACCGGATATTAAACCTCATTTACGGTTTCCTGCCTGAAAACGGCCAACTCAGTCAAATCAATATAACCGAACGTAAAGATAGTAATTTCGTTGCAGTCAACATTCCTTCTTTTATTATTGAGAACAATCATTTCCAATCAACCATTCAGATAAAAGAAGATACACTTCCTCAACAACTATGGGAAGCGACCGGCGAACTGAACAGAAGAGACTATACATTAAAAGCATCTCTCTTTGCCCCGGAAAAAAGAAAAATCTCACTACCTTATATTACCCGCCGTTTTGGAGCAGAAGTCACTTTCGACACCCTATCTTATAATATGACTAAAGATAAGCGTGCATCCAATCAACTGCTCCTCAAAGGAAAAGCGAGAGTGAACGGACTTGACGTATTTCATAAAGCCCTCTCTCCTGAAGTAATTCATCTCGATCGTGGACAACTCTGTTACGAGATGAACATTAGCGGGCACTCACTCGAACTGGATAGTACGACCATTGTTGATTTCAACAAACTCCGGTTTCATCCTTATTTGCGAGCCGAGAAAGAGAAAGGAAACTGGCATTTCACTGCTGCAGTCAACAAATCCTGGTTTCCGGCAGATGATCTGTTCAGCTCTCTCCCCAAAGGATTATTCAGCAACTTGGAAGGCATCAAGACAAGTGGCGAGTTGGCCTATCATTTTCTATTAGATATTGATTTTGCACAACTGGATAGTCTCAAACTGGAATCCGAACTGAAAGAGAAAGACTTCCGCATCACAAGCTATGGGGCCACTTCACTCTCCAAAATGTCCGGCGAGTTCATTTATACAGCGTATGAGAATGGAATACCGGTGCGGACTTTTCCTATTGGCCCTTCGTGCGAACACTTTACACCATTGGATAGCATTTCCCCCATCCTAAGAATGTCCGTTATGCAAAGTGAAGACGGAGCATTCTTTTACCATCGCGGTTTCCTGCCCGACGCCCTACGGGAAGCATTGATTTACGACCTGCAAGTGAAACGCTTTGCACGTGGAGGAAGCACGATCACCATGCAACTCGTAAAGAATGTATTCCTGAACCGTAATAAGAACTTTGCACGTAAATTGGAAGAGGCATTGATTGTATGGCTAATAGAAAATGAAAGATTAACTTCTAAAGAACGCATGTACGAAGTATATCTGAACATTGTTGAATGGGGACCGCTCGTTTATGGTATTCAGGAAGCTTCTGCTTATTATTTCAATAAACGCCCTTCACAACTGAACACGGAAGAAAGTATTTTCCTGGCTTCCATTATCCCGAAGCCCAAGCATTTCCGCAGCTCTTTTGCAGAAGGCGGACAGTTAAAGGAGAATATGGAAGGCTATTATAAGTTGATTGCCAAGCGGCTTGCACAGAAAGGAGTAATAAGTGAAATCGAGGCGGATAGTATCCGCCCCGATATCCAAGTTACGGGCGCTGCCCGGAATAGTCTAGCCGGTGAAAACCCGGAGTCTAGTTCTCCTTCCGCTGAGGAGCAATGA
- a CDS encoding Fur family transcriptional regulator, giving the protein MEENIYLDKLARRDIKPTAIRLLILKNMMEVGRAVSLLDLETLLDTVDKSTISRTIALFLSHHLIHSIDDGSGSLKYAVCDNSCNCVVQDLHSHFYCEKCHRTFCLEGTHIPVIDLPKGFALHSINYVLKGVCPECSSLPASHS; this is encoded by the coding sequence ATGGAAGAGAATATTTATTTGGATAAGTTGGCGCGGAGAGATATCAAACCGACGGCGATAAGGCTTCTCATACTGAAGAATATGATGGAAGTCGGGCGTGCGGTATCATTGCTCGATTTGGAAACGTTATTGGATACGGTTGACAAGTCGACTATATCCCGGACAATCGCTCTCTTTTTATCGCATCACCTGATACATAGTATAGATGATGGAAGCGGGTCGTTGAAATATGCTGTTTGTGATAATTCCTGCAATTGTGTGGTTCAGGATTTACATTCACATTTCTATTGCGAGAAATGTCACAGGACATTCTGCCTGGAAGGCACGCATATTCCGGTCATTGATCTGCCGAAGGGATTTGCACTGCATAGTATAAATTATGTGTTGAAGGGCGTTTGCCCGGAATGTTCTTCCCTGCCTGCGTCGCACTCATAA
- a CDS encoding DUF4476 domain-containing protein, giving the protein MRKIVISFCILLAALSLKAQTVSGIRIDGGDTPILVYFGGNQMCLPTTTCFVANLKSGYYTVEVYATRSARPGERVWKGRRLYNERIYFDGNSVKEIYVDGRGEIRPGRPGRPGQEGYCPDNGQYDRVMSERLFKKFLSEVKKEPFKDDRMEMIKTALAGSDFTSGQCLELTRLYTFDDDRMEIMKMMYPRIVDKGAFFTVIATLTFSSNKDEMNKFVQSYGRRR; this is encoded by the coding sequence ATGCGTAAGATTGTAATAAGTTTCTGTATCCTACTCGCTGCTCTCTCTTTAAAGGCTCAGACTGTAAGTGGAATCCGTATTGATGGCGGAGATACCCCGATTCTTGTATATTTTGGAGGAAACCAGATGTGTCTGCCGACTACAACATGTTTTGTCGCTAACTTGAAATCAGGATATTACACCGTTGAAGTGTATGCTACACGCTCTGCCCGTCCGGGAGAGAGAGTATGGAAAGGGAGGCGGTTATATAATGAACGTATTTATTTTGATGGGAATAGCGTGAAAGAGATTTACGTGGATGGACGTGGAGAGATTCGTCCCGGTAGGCCTGGCCGCCCCGGACAAGAGGGATATTGTCCGGATAATGGTCAATATGACAGAGTGATGAGTGAGAGACTTTTTAAGAAGTTTCTCAGTGAGGTGAAGAAAGAACCTTTTAAGGATGACCGCATGGAGATGATTAAGACGGCGTTGGCCGGTTCGGATTTTACTTCCGGACAATGTCTTGAATTGACTCGACTTTATACTTTTGATGATGACCGGATGGAGATTATGAAGATGATGTATCCGCGTATCGTTGATAAAGGGGCTTTCTTTACAGTCATTGCTACGCTGACATTTTCGTCTAACAAGGATGAGATGAATAAGTTTGTGCAAAGCTACGGCAGACGTCGATAG
- a CDS encoding malate dehydrogenase: protein MEFLTNEKLTIVGAAGMIGSNMAQTAMMMKLTPNICLYDPFAPALEGVAEELYHCGFEGVNLTYTSDIKEALTGASYIVSSGGAARKAGMTREDLLKGNAEIAAQFGKDVRQYCPNVKHIVVIFNPADITGLITLLYSGLKPSQVSTLAALDSTRLQNELVKYFHIPASDIQNCRTYGGHGEQMAVFASTTKIKGEPLTDFIGTTRLPLNEWEELKVRVIQGGKHIIDLRGRSSFQSPAYLSIEMIAAAMGGQPFRWPAGTYVSNGKFDHIMMAMETSITKDGITYKEVAGTPAEQEELEKSYEHLCKLRDEVIEMGIIPAIKDWHTLNPNIH from the coding sequence ATGGAATTTTTGACTAACGAGAAACTTACAATTGTGGGAGCTGCCGGAATGATCGGCTCTAATATGGCGCAAACAGCCATGATGATGAAACTGACTCCGAATATCTGTCTGTACGATCCATTCGCCCCGGCTTTGGAGGGAGTGGCGGAAGAACTGTATCACTGCGGCTTTGAAGGCGTCAACCTCACTTATACCTCCGACATCAAGGAAGCGTTGACCGGAGCTTCTTATATCGTATCTTCCGGTGGAGCAGCCCGCAAGGCTGGCATGACTCGTGAAGATTTGCTGAAAGGTAATGCAGAAATTGCCGCTCAGTTCGGCAAAGACGTTCGTCAATATTGCCCGAATGTAAAGCACATCGTAGTCATTTTCAATCCTGCGGATATCACCGGGCTGATTACCTTATTATATTCAGGTCTGAAACCTTCACAAGTTTCCACCCTCGCCGCATTGGACAGCACCCGCCTACAAAACGAATTGGTGAAATACTTCCATATCCCCGCTTCCGACATTCAGAATTGCCGCACTTACGGCGGTCATGGCGAGCAAATGGCAGTATTTGCCTCTACAACAAAAATAAAGGGAGAACCGCTGACTGACTTTATCGGTACCACCCGCCTGCCATTGAACGAATGGGAAGAACTGAAAGTACGCGTCATACAAGGTGGAAAACATATCATCGACCTGCGCGGACGTTCTTCTTTCCAGAGTCCGGCCTATCTTTCCATCGAAATGATTGCCGCCGCTATGGGAGGACAACCTTTCCGCTGGCCTGCCGGAACCTATGTCTCAAACGGGAAGTTCGATCATATCATGATGGCAATGGAAACTTCGATCACCAAAGATGGCATTACTTATAAGGAAGTAGCGGGAACGCCTGCCGAACAGGAAGAATTGGAAAAGAGCTACGAACATCTGTGCAAGCTCCGCGACGAAGTCATTGAAATGGGAATCATCCCAGCCATCAAAGACTGGCATACATTAAATCCAAACATCCATTAA
- a CDS encoding CvfB family protein translates to MNIELGKFNQLEVVKEVDFGVYLDGGEEGEILLPTRYVPEDCKIGDILNVFLYLDMDERLIATTLTPFVQVGQFACLEVSWVNQYGAFLNWGLMKDLFVPFREQKMKMQVGRKYVVHAHLDEESYRIVASAKVERYLSKDKPEYTAGEEVNILIWQKTDLGFKAIIDNKYSGLLYENEIFSSIETGMEMKAFVKQVREDGKVDLILQKPGFEKVDDFAKTLLDYIKEQGGRIHLNDKSPAEDIYDTFGVSKKTFKKGVGDLYKKRLIALHEDGIALVES, encoded by the coding sequence ATGAATATCGAATTAGGAAAGTTCAATCAGCTTGAAGTTGTGAAGGAGGTAGACTTCGGTGTATATCTTGATGGAGGGGAAGAAGGTGAGATTTTATTGCCTACCCGCTATGTGCCCGAAGATTGTAAGATAGGGGATATCTTGAATGTGTTTCTCTATCTGGATATGGATGAAAGGCTGATTGCTACTACGCTGACTCCGTTTGTGCAAGTAGGACAGTTTGCTTGTCTGGAAGTGTCTTGGGTGAATCAGTATGGGGCTTTTCTGAATTGGGGACTGATGAAGGATTTGTTCGTACCGTTCAGAGAACAGAAGATGAAGATGCAGGTTGGACGGAAGTATGTGGTTCATGCGCATCTTGATGAAGAAAGTTACCGTATTGTGGCCTCGGCAAAGGTGGAACGTTATCTGTCGAAGGATAAACCGGAGTACACTGCGGGGGAAGAGGTAAATATTCTTATCTGGCAGAAAACAGACTTGGGCTTTAAGGCAATTATAGATAATAAATATAGCGGCTTACTGTATGAGAATGAAATATTCAGTTCGATAGAGACCGGAATGGAGATGAAGGCTTTTGTGAAACAGGTGCGTGAGGATGGAAAGGTGGATTTGATTCTTCAGAAACCGGGCTTTGAAAAGGTCGATGATTTTGCGAAGACATTGCTTGATTATATTAAAGAGCAGGGAGGACGGATTCATCTGAACGACAAGAGTCCTGCGGAAGATATTTATGATACGTTCGGTGTGAGTAAGAAAACCTTTAAGAAAGGAGTAGGCGATTTGTATAAGAAACGTCTGATTGCCTTGCATGAGGATGGCATTGCTTTGGTGGAATCCTAA